CGGCTACTGTTCTGTCCAGGACAAAGGATTCTTATACCAGATTCGGTTAGTTCGTCACCGAATGGTGACGAACTAACCCGACCGAAGGGAGTGCTCTAGGATTCAAAAAGATAGCCTCTGGGTTTTTGGTTTTGAAGAGTATCCTTTTGAATCCGGTATTAGTCCCCGATGGCTCAATATTTGTGAAGAGCGCTCTATTGCACTTTGCAGCAAATTAGTCCTATCGGTGGGATTAATTCGTTACTGAAAGATGACGAACCCCCCGAACGGGGTAAAAGCCCCTTACAGTTGACCTGCACTGTAAGGGGTACTTACGCTGTAGGGGTGTGAATGTTGGCAAAACGATGACTGCTTATTTCTTCAGCGCATCGCGGATTTCCCGCAACAAAACAATGTCTTCGGGGGGGGCTGCAGGGGCGGCGGGCTCTTCTTTCTTGGACATCTCCTGCAACTTGTTCATGGGCGTTACAACGAAGAAGTAAAGAGCGAAGGCCACCATCAAAAAGCTCACCACGGCGTTTAGAAACTTACCGATATTGAGCGCTCCGAGCTTGAGGGCCGAAAAGTCGGGTGCGCCGAAGATCATGCCGATTAAGGGGGTCAGGATGTCCGCTACCAGTGAGTTGACAATCGCGCCAAAGGCGCCCCCAATAATCACACCTACTGCCAGGTCGAGCACGTTTCCGCGCATGATGAATTTTTTGAATCCTTCTAGCATACAAACCTCCTAAGGTGGCTCTGGATATAGGCCGTCCCCACTTTTCCAGCAGCACTTTCCGGCGGCAATGGATTTGGTTCTATTGCGACGACCTTTTGCCAATCTAAGTCCTGAGCGGTTCGAACGTCAAGGCTCCCTTCCTACCGGGGCATTGCCTTGCAGCGCCGCGTGATAGACCTGTTCGTACTGGTTGGTAATGGTTTCAGGGTTGAAGTGCTTCTCGGCATAGTGCCGGGCAGCTTCGCGCAGGTTTGCGAGGTTGGGCGAGGACAAGAGTTCTATCACAGCTTGAGCAAAAGCCTCGAGGTCGCCGAAAGCCACCAGGCGCCCTACCTCCGGGGTTAGCCATTCGGGAATACCCCCCACCCGGGTCGCCACCACCGGCACCCCACAGGCCAGGGCCTCGAGGCCTGACTGCCCAAAGCCCTCGTACTCCGAGGCCAGCAAGAACACATCCGCCGCTCCGATGACCGCTTCGGGGTTCTGGGCTGTAGCCAGGGAGGTTACCGCATCGTCCACCCCCAAGCTATGGGCGATGGAGAGAGCCTCGGCCCGCTCCGGGCCGGAGCCGAGCAAGACCAGCCGGGACTTGATTTTTTGGCGAACTTTGGCGAAGACGTGCACAATATCGCCCACCCGCTTGACCGCGCGAAAGTTGGAGGCGTGCACAAGCAAAAACTCGTCTGGGGCAGCGTAAAAGCGCTTGGCCTGGGGGTTGGGGCGGAAACGCGCGGTATCCACGGCGTTGTAGATTACCCGTGGATGCACCCCAAAGGTACGCTGGGCTTGCTGGGCCAGGTTTTGCGAGACCGCCGTCACAGCAGCGGCTTTCTGTAAGGCCTTGGCGGTGAGGGTCTGGTAGGCCGGGTCTATGCCCAGGAGGGTTACGTCGGTGCCGTGCAGGGTGTGCACCAGTGGAATATGGCCTTCGGTAGCTAGCTCGGCGGCCACGGCGTGGGGGATGGCGTAGTGGGTGTGGATAAGCTCGAGCCCATGCTCCCTAATGGCTCGCTCGAGGGCCCCCGCCAGGGCCAGGGTGTAGAGTGGAGCCGGAAAAACCGGGTAGTGGGGTACCTCCACCGGAATAAACTGCACCGGGCTGCCCTCGGGTAAGCGCATGGGAAGCTCGGTGGCAAACAAGAACACCCGGTGCCCCCGGTGGGCCAGCCGGTCGGCCAGCTCCGAGGCCACGATACCGCTTCCCCCCAGGCCCGGATAACACACCATTCCGATCCGCATGGCCTTAGCCTACGCAACCGTGCTGCGCTTTATTGGTGCTGGGTGCACGGTTGGGGAAAGGAGGCGCATTTTAGAGCGCTCTTCACAAATATCAAGCCATCGGGAACGAAGCTTTTGTCCTGGACAGAACAGTAGCCGCCGGGAAACTCGAAACCCAAGCACCCGTGGCCCACGCCCCAGTGCGTAACATGCGTCTGCCAGGGAATGGCTTATGCCATAGCCACAACGTGGCTAACCTGGCCCAGACGCAACGCAGACAAGCGTGCCTCACCGAGGTGAGGCACGTCTGCTTGTCCCTTCTCGTTTTCGTGGGCGGCCACGTCTGTGAAGAGCGCTGTAAGGAGGCTTTGGCCCTTAGGCTATACGCGCCGCGGCCTAAATTGCTGCTCGCAGCCGAGTTTTGGGTAGGTGGTATTGGTGGGAACCCGTGTTTTGCTACAACAAGTCAGGGCTTGGAATGTGCTCGAGGGCCGACCCGCAGCCAACAACATCTGCAAGCACAGTAGACTGGGAGGTCATGAAGAAGCTGCCTCGTGAAGTCTATATTCTGGGCGCGGTTAGCTTATTTACGGACATCGCCTCGGAGATGGTTTATCCGCTCTTGCCGCTGTTTCTGACCGGTGTATTGGGAGCTTCTACACTGGTTGTGGGCTTGATCGAAGGTATAGCAGAAGCCACCGCCAGTCTGTTCAAGGTGCTGGGGGGGCGTATTTCCGACCGGATCGCGGCCCGCAAACCACTGATACTGCTGGGTTATGGCTTTCCGGCCTTGCTGAGGCCGGTGCTGGCTCTGGCGGTAGCCCCCTGGCAGGTGCTGACTTTTCGCTTTCTGGATCGGGTAGGCAAAGGGCTTCGCACCGCACCCAGGGACGCGCTAATTGCAGAGGTTGCCAGTCAGGACACCTACGGACGGGCCTACGGGCTTCACCGGGCCATGGATAGCCTGGGGGCTACGCTGGGGCCCTTTCTGGCCTTTTTGCTTTTGCCTGTGCTGGGCTTTCGGGGAGTGTTCTGGGTCTCGGCGATTCCGGCCATGCTGGCTACCCTGATCGTCCTCTTCCTTTTGCGAGAAAAACCCGGTCTGGCCAGACCCCTGCCCCCCCTTCGCTTATCGGCGTTTTCGAGTCAGTACCGCTGGTTCTTGCTGGTAACAGGGGTTGCTACGCTCGGACTGTCTTCCAATGCTTTTCTTATCCTTCGCCTGAATGACCTGGGGCTGGCAGCTGCCCAGGCCACCCTGGTCTACACCGCTTACAACCTGCTTTATGCTTTGTTGTCCTATCCATTGGGGTCTTTGGCAGACCGGCTCGGTGCAAGGCGTATGGTGTTGCTGGGGTTTGGTACCTATGCTTTTGTGTACCTGGGTTTCGGACATAGCTCTGCTGCTTGGCACGGCATCGTTTTGTTTATGCTGTATGCCCTCTACAGCGCAGCCTTTGAGGGTAGCAGCCGGGCCTATCTGGCACAAATTATTCCCGCAACCGAAAAGGCCAGCGCCATTGGGCTCTACCACACCCTGGTGGGTTTGCTCTTGTTCCCAGCCAGCGCCATTTTTGGTTTCATATGGCAACACTTTGGTTCCAGTACGGCTTTTTTTACCGGTGCGGCCCTGGCCTTCGCGGCGCTGGTTTTATTCTGGCTTGACCCCACATCCAAGTCTGGCTATACTTCTTAGTTGGCTCGCGTTTGGAGCCAAGAGGAAGCCCCGGTCAATCAGGCTGCGGCTCACCCGACGAGGAGAAAAAAATGCCTTTTACAAAAGAAGAAAAAGCCAGCGTTATTGAAAAGCATGCCCACAAGCCCGGTGATACCGGCTCCACCGAAGTACAGGTGGCCCTGCTTACCGAGCGCATCAACCGCCTTTCGGCCCACCTCAATGCCAACAAAAAAGACATGGCGGCCAAACGAGGTCTTTTGACCATGGTAGGGCAACGCAAGCGCTTGTTGAACTACCTGGAAAACCAGGACAAGGCCCGCTACAAGGCCCTGATTGAAAAACTGGGACTGCGCAAATAAAAAACGTGTCCGGGGGCAACCCCGGACGTTGTTTATCATGTACAATACGCTTGACACGGTAGGCGGGGCCTCGAGCGGGCCTCGTTCATGACCGGGCCAGTAGATGGAAAAATGGGTACATCGCCCCGAGCCTATCCCCGGGCCACCGCATCTCGCAGATGCACTGTTCCGCACCACCTCTATGCGCGCAAGGTGAGGGTTTTGTGCCGTCCTGGACTGCCCGTGCGGAGGATTTTCAATTTTGCCCCAAAGCGTACCCAGCGCTATAACTGGGCCATCAGGAGTTACTATGAGCGAGGAAAACCCGATACCCCAAGGCAAGCGCTATAGCGTGGATGTGGGGGGCCGCACCCTGACCATAGAGACCGG
This genomic stretch from Meiothermus sp. harbors:
- the mscL gene encoding large conductance mechanosensitive channel protein MscL, which produces MLEGFKKFIMRGNVLDLAVGVIIGGAFGAIVNSLVADILTPLIGMIFGAPDFSALKLGALNIGKFLNAVVSFLMVAFALYFFVVTPMNKLQEMSKKEEPAAPAAPPEDIVLLREIRDALKK
- a CDS encoding MFS transporter, which encodes MKKLPREVYILGAVSLFTDIASEMVYPLLPLFLTGVLGASTLVVGLIEGIAEATASLFKVLGGRISDRIAARKPLILLGYGFPALLRPVLALAVAPWQVLTFRFLDRVGKGLRTAPRDALIAEVASQDTYGRAYGLHRAMDSLGATLGPFLAFLLLPVLGFRGVFWVSAIPAMLATLIVLFLLREKPGLARPLPPLRLSAFSSQYRWFLLVTGVATLGLSSNAFLILRLNDLGLAAAQATLVYTAYNLLYALLSYPLGSLADRLGARRMVLLGFGTYAFVYLGFGHSSAAWHGIVLFMLYALYSAAFEGSSRAYLAQIIPATEKASAIGLYHTLVGLLLFPASAIFGFIWQHFGSSTAFFTGAALAFAALVLFWLDPTSKSGYTS
- the bshA gene encoding N-acetyl-alpha-D-glucosaminyl L-malate synthase BshA translates to MRIGMVCYPGLGGSGIVASELADRLAHRGHRVFLFATELPMRLPEGSPVQFIPVEVPHYPVFPAPLYTLALAGALERAIREHGLELIHTHYAIPHAVAAELATEGHIPLVHTLHGTDVTLLGIDPAYQTLTAKALQKAAAVTAVSQNLAQQAQRTFGVHPRVIYNAVDTARFRPNPQAKRFYAAPDEFLLVHASNFRAVKRVGDIVHVFAKVRQKIKSRLVLLGSGPERAEALSIAHSLGVDDAVTSLATAQNPEAVIGAADVFLLASEYEGFGQSGLEALACGVPVVATRVGGIPEWLTPEVGRLVAFGDLEAFAQAVIELLSSPNLANLREAARHYAEKHFNPETITNQYEQVYHAALQGNAPVGREP
- the rpsO gene encoding 30S ribosomal protein S15 — its product is MPFTKEEKASVIEKHAHKPGDTGSTEVQVALLTERINRLSAHLNANKKDMAAKRGLLTMVGQRKRLLNYLENQDKARYKALIEKLGLRK